One Methanolobus sp. WCC4 DNA segment encodes these proteins:
- the cofC gene encoding 2-phospho-L-lactate guanylyltransferase, with product MKALIPYKKKNAKSRLSPALTLEERESFVELMLRDVVSSLQEAGVKEIDILTTPDNGVPKDINVNVVLNEHDLNEAINEYLSHEKEPIFIIMADLPLVRAEHVKDICSRPEDVVIVPGKGGGTNVIFIKDPSNYHVKYYGSSFLNHCNIAKDRGCSVYIYDSFLLSTDIDEPHDLVEIMLHGHGRSKEYVLDRFDMETGKTRAKISSSNA from the coding sequence ATGAAAGCATTGATACCATACAAGAAGAAAAATGCCAAATCAAGGCTTTCGCCTGCACTTACCCTTGAAGAAAGGGAGAGTTTCGTGGAGCTTATGTTAAGGGATGTTGTCAGCAGCCTTCAGGAAGCAGGAGTAAAAGAGATAGACATACTCACAACACCTGATAACGGCGTACCAAAGGACATCAATGTGAATGTGGTGCTGAACGAGCATGACCTGAACGAGGCCATCAATGAATACCTGAGCCATGAGAAAGAACCGATATTCATAATCATGGCAGACCTTCCGCTTGTAAGAGCAGAACATGTGAAGGATATATGTTCAAGACCAGAGGATGTTGTCATTGTTCCGGGAAAGGGCGGAGGTACGAATGTCATATTCATAAAGGACCCTTCCAATTACCACGTGAAATATTACGGCTCCAGTTTCCTTAATCATTGCAATATAGCAAAGGACAGGGGCTGTTCGGTATACATCTACGATTCTTTCCTGCTGAGCACCGACATAGACGAGCCTCACGACCTTGTAGAGATAATGCTTCACGGGCATGGCAGATCAAAAGAATATGTCCTGGACAGGTTCGATATGGAAACCGGCAAGACAAGAGCTAAGATCAGCTCTTCTAATGCATAA
- a CDS encoding 4Fe-4S binding protein → MVTINVNKFKCGYCGACVSVCPTGALELVETWIEVSEKCTTCGICSKICPVGAIEVKK, encoded by the coding sequence ATGGTGACCATTAATGTAAACAAGTTCAAATGCGGATATTGCGGCGCATGTGTAAGTGTATGCCCGACGGGAGCACTTGAATTGGTCGAAACCTGGATCGAGGTCAGTGAGAAATGTACCACATGTGGCATTTGTTCAAAGATATGCCCGGTTGGCGCTATTGAGGTGAAAAAGTGA
- a CDS encoding NAD(P)/FAD-dependent oxidoreductase, with product MKSEYDVVVIGAGPGGSIAAKTAAQKGLDVLLIEKRQEIGDPVRCAEGVSKIWLRKHIEPDHRWICADVKGSRIFAPDGTMIEMSEEIAGGEVGYVLERKIFDRALAYESANAGAEVMVKTRATDLIIENGFVKGVRVMHLGETHDIRAKVVIGADGVESKIGRWAGIDTSLKPADIETCAQYLMSGTGIDQDYCYFYIGNEIAPAGYIWLFPKGKGLANVGIGILGSKSGEKHAIDYLNEFVEKNYPEAKILEMDVGGVPVSGSIEKTTVDGLMLVGDAARQSDPITGGGIINAMEAGKIAGEVAYDAISRGDVSASGLQEYEKRWRDFIGREIDNSLIVKDIFTDFSDKDINSLAHSLEGVNFSSMSLLDLLYALFKANKKLLWDLRVLFKNVVKYELDFEHEK from the coding sequence GTGAAGAGCGAGTATGATGTTGTTGTGATCGGTGCAGGACCCGGTGGATCCATTGCCGCAAAGACAGCAGCTCAGAAAGGTCTGGACGTACTCCTTATCGAGAAAAGGCAGGAGATAGGGGATCCTGTAAGGTGTGCAGAAGGCGTCAGCAAGATATGGCTCAGGAAGCACATAGAACCAGACCATCGATGGATCTGTGCAGATGTGAAAGGATCACGCATATTCGCACCTGACGGCACCATGATAGAGATGTCAGAGGAGATCGCTGGCGGAGAGGTCGGATATGTACTTGAGCGTAAGATATTCGACAGGGCACTTGCATATGAAAGTGCAAATGCAGGTGCTGAAGTTATGGTCAAGACAAGGGCCACAGACCTCATAATAGAGAATGGTTTTGTCAAAGGGGTCAGGGTAATGCACCTTGGCGAGACACACGACATTCGTGCAAAGGTGGTCATTGGTGCTGATGGTGTCGAGTCGAAAATCGGAAGATGGGCAGGGATAGATACCTCACTAAAGCCCGCAGACATAGAAACCTGTGCACAGTACCTTATGAGTGGTACAGGCATCGATCAGGACTATTGTTATTTTTACATAGGTAATGAGATAGCTCCGGCAGGATACATATGGTTGTTCCCAAAGGGCAAAGGCCTTGCTAATGTAGGTATTGGAATACTTGGCAGCAAGTCCGGTGAGAAACATGCGATCGATTACCTGAACGAGTTCGTCGAGAAGAACTACCCTGAAGCAAAGATACTCGAAATGGATGTAGGAGGAGTCCCTGTAAGTGGTTCCATCGAAAAGACAACAGTCGATGGACTGATGCTTGTAGGAGATGCAGCCAGACAGTCCGACCCGATCACAGGAGGAGGCATCATCAATGCAATGGAAGCCGGGAAGATCGCAGGTGAAGTTGCATATGACGCCATATCCAGAGGCGATGTATCGGCCAGTGGACTTCAGGAGTATGAAAAAAGGTGGCGTGATTTCATTGGACGTGAGATAGACAACAGTCTGATAGTAAAGGACATATTCACAGATTTCAGTGACAAAGATATCAACTCCCTTGCGCATTCACTGGAAGGGGTCAATTTCTCAAGCATGAGCCTGTTGGATCTTCTTTACGCACTTTTCAAGGCTAACAAGAAACTCCTGTGGGACCTGAGAGTCCTTTTCAAGAACGTTGTCAAATACGAACTTGATTTTGAACATGAGAAGTGA
- a CDS encoding class I SAM-dependent methyltransferase, producing the protein MGKRKMTISEIEEMNYYDFMSYLGVQYFHIGGPRSTEEMAKLCHIDRTSKVLMVGCGSGFSACFLAKITGCYVIGIDIAEMPIKNARVRSIDERVEDRTEFITGDAYNLPFKEDSFDVVITEFVSQFLDKERAFGEFMRVLGPGAYAGINEMYRDDDIEPHLKTKIDEAEALFTEVTGLHFNMHTPEEWRYYFERAGFKDIEIHKHRPFEGFRDMLDTFRSMGGILNTTTLIVRMLKYMILSKRIRARFSRLDKGKRILFNNKDTREHVGYILGIARKCP; encoded by the coding sequence ATGGGAAAAAGGAAGATGACAATCTCCGAAATTGAGGAAATGAACTATTATGACTTCATGAGTTATCTGGGAGTTCAATATTTCCACATTGGGGGACCGCGTTCAACCGAAGAGATGGCAAAGCTATGCCACATAGACAGAACAAGCAAAGTACTGATGGTAGGTTGTGGAAGCGGTTTCAGCGCCTGTTTCCTTGCAAAGATAACAGGCTGTTACGTCATCGGTATCGATATTGCAGAGATGCCGATAAAGAATGCAAGAGTGCGGAGCATTGATGAAAGGGTTGAAGACAGGACTGAATTCATTACGGGTGATGCTTATAACCTGCCTTTCAAAGAAGATTCCTTTGATGTCGTAATTACAGAGTTCGTTTCCCAGTTCCTTGATAAGGAAAGAGCATTCGGAGAATTTATGCGGGTCCTTGGGCCCGGAGCTTATGCAGGGATCAATGAGATGTACAGGGACGATGACATTGAACCTCATCTTAAAACAAAGATAGATGAAGCTGAAGCTCTCTTTACAGAAGTTACCGGGCTGCACTTCAATATGCATACACCCGAGGAATGGAGATATTATTTCGAAAGAGCAGGATTCAAAGACATAGAGATCCACAAGCACAGACCGTTTGAAGGATTCAGGGACATGCTTGATACCTTCAGGTCCATGGGAGGGATCCTGAATACGACGACCTTAATCGTGAGAATGTTGAAATATATGATATTAAGCAAGAGGATCAGAGCTCGTTTTTCAAGACTGGATAAAGGAAAAAGGATCCTGTTCAATAATAAAGATACGCGAGAGCATGTCGGTTACATACTAGGTATCGCAAGAAAATGTCCTTGA
- a CDS encoding TrkH family potassium uptake protein: MNQKVILNVMGNLLSLLALLMIIPLLVALYYGDSPYPFAFSVVITGITGLFLSNRYRSEGDWKKREGFAIVAFSWFLAAVFGALPYLFDGFTPVNALFESMSGFTTTGATIMLDIENHSRSILFWRSMTQWIGGMGIIMLFIAILPKLGVAGRQLFRAEAPGPTEDKIKPRIRETAKVLWLVYVVISAIEVVALMLAGMDAYDAVTHTFTTMACGGFSPYANSVAEFGSPLIEGIITLFMFIAGANFALHYKTLYSDRKSLINDNEFRFYTLIVLVATLILTFSLWNDVGENIFTAFRYAIFQVVSIVTTTGYATVDFNLWTDSARIVLLAVMFIGGSAGSTAGGIKVMRFLLLLKYSQRALFKSIHPRAVKPIKFNNKTVPDDVMQAIVSFVVIYLMIFAISASLLALMGMDMLTSITASIATLGNIGPGFSLVGPMASFDMIPFVGKLLLIANMWIGRLEVFTVIVLLTPEFWKR, translated from the coding sequence GTGAATCAAAAGGTAATCTTAAACGTAATGGGCAATCTCCTTTCTCTCCTTGCATTATTGATGATCATCCCCTTACTCGTAGCCCTGTATTATGGTGATTCTCCGTATCCTTTTGCTTTTTCCGTTGTCATAACGGGAATAACAGGTCTGTTCCTCTCTAATAGGTACAGATCAGAGGGGGACTGGAAAAAGAGGGAAGGTTTTGCTATTGTTGCTTTCAGCTGGTTCCTTGCTGCTGTATTTGGAGCACTTCCTTATTTGTTTGATGGCTTCACTCCTGTAAATGCATTGTTCGAATCAATGTCCGGCTTTACCACTACCGGAGCGACCATCATGCTGGATATAGAAAACCATTCTCGCAGCATTCTTTTCTGGCGTAGCATGACCCAGTGGATAGGTGGCATGGGTATCATCATGCTTTTCATTGCCATCCTGCCTAAACTTGGTGTTGCCGGACGCCAGCTGTTCCGTGCCGAAGCACCGGGCCCAACCGAGGACAAGATTAAACCCAGGATAAGGGAGACTGCAAAGGTACTGTGGTTGGTATATGTAGTAATATCTGCTATAGAGGTAGTTGCCCTGATGCTTGCCGGTATGGATGCATACGATGCAGTGACCCATACATTCACAACCATGGCATGTGGAGGATTTTCACCTTATGCTAACAGTGTTGCAGAATTCGGAAGTCCTCTTATTGAAGGTATTATCACACTTTTCATGTTCATTGCAGGTGCGAACTTTGCCCTTCATTACAAAACATTGTACTCCGACCGTAAGAGTCTCATTAACGATAACGAGTTCCGTTTCTATACATTGATAGTCCTGGTAGCTACCCTGATACTGACATTCTCTCTCTGGAATGATGTTGGTGAGAACATTTTTACAGCCTTCAGGTATGCTATCTTCCAGGTAGTCTCAATTGTGACCACAACCGGATATGCAACGGTTGATTTCAATCTCTGGACTGATTCTGCAAGGATAGTTCTGCTGGCGGTCATGTTCATAGGGGGAAGTGCAGGTTCAACGGCAGGCGGTATAAAGGTCATGAGGTTCCTTCTTCTGCTCAAATACAGTCAGCGTGCTCTTTTCAAGTCCATACATCCAAGGGCTGTAAAACCCATTAAGTTCAACAACAAGACCGTTCCTGATGACGTGATGCAGGCAATAGTTTCTTTTGTGGTCATCTACCTGATGATATTTGCCATTTCAGCATCACTTCTTGCCCTCATGGGTATGGATATGCTGACATCGATCACGGCATCCATTGCAACACTTGGTAATATAGGTCCGGGATTCAGTCTTGTAGGGCCGATGGCTAGTTTCGATATGATACCATTTGTCGGGAAGCTACTGCTTATAGCTAATATGTGGATAGGAAGGCTTGAGGTTTTCACAGTAATAGTACTGCTGACGCCTGAGTTCTGGAAACGATGA
- the trkA gene encoding Trk system potassium transporter TrkA has translation MKTIIIGAGEVGYHIAKALYQSHDVVVIDSDEKACQRVDELDVQVIQGNGANVSILSNFLDHADLLVAVTGSDEVNIVACMASKLIVKDKEKLKTVARVSNPDYIDRPVAKRTQIGIDTMICPELSLASEVAEILAIPSAIEAEYFADGKVEMMEFVVSEDNALVGKDMKELHLANCCIVSALFRDSDVIIPRGEDTIEENDHLVVIGKPAAMKEVRDKFGDKSGKRSKVMIIGGGIVGFYLANLIEHSEFDLKIIESDAQRSAEIAEELPDVLVLNGDGTDINLLKDEDVSEMDVVIAVTNSDEKNLLCSLLAKQLGVKKVIARSDRSDYVSLFEMVGVDSAVSPRQATVNEVLKLSMGHGIESITTIEGEKAEIIEYTASKGSKIVGKPLKNVNFPDDAIVSIVVHNGNTVVPRGEYVIEEGDRVVVFALQSANAEVEKLFK, from the coding sequence ATGAAAACTATTATTATTGGTGCTGGCGAGGTCGGTTACCATATTGCAAAGGCACTTTACCAGTCACATGATGTTGTGGTTATAGACTCTGATGAAAAGGCATGTCAGCGAGTGGATGAGCTGGATGTTCAGGTCATACAGGGTAACGGTGCGAATGTCTCTATTCTAAGTAATTTTCTTGATCATGCAGACCTGCTTGTGGCAGTCACAGGTTCCGATGAGGTGAACATAGTTGCATGTATGGCATCCAAGCTCATCGTCAAGGATAAAGAGAAGCTTAAAACGGTTGCAAGGGTAAGTAATCCGGATTATATCGACAGGCCTGTGGCAAAACGTACCCAGATAGGCATAGATACTATGATCTGCCCCGAACTGTCCCTTGCATCGGAAGTTGCAGAGATCCTTGCCATACCATCTGCCATAGAGGCAGAATATTTCGCAGACGGCAAGGTGGAGATGATGGAATTCGTAGTCTCCGAGGATAATGCCCTTGTGGGTAAGGATATGAAGGAACTGCATCTTGCCAACTGCTGTATCGTAAGTGCTCTTTTCAGAGATTCAGATGTCATAATTCCCCGTGGCGAGGATACGATCGAGGAGAACGACCATCTCGTTGTTATCGGAAAACCTGCTGCCATGAAAGAGGTTCGTGACAAGTTCGGCGATAAGTCCGGAAAACGCAGCAAGGTAATGATCATAGGCGGTGGTATCGTTGGTTTCTATCTTGCAAATCTCATAGAGCACAGTGAATTCGACCTCAAGATAATAGAATCCGATGCACAGCGCTCTGCTGAGATCGCAGAGGAACTGCCTGATGTACTTGTCCTGAACGGGGATGGCACGGACATAAACCTGCTCAAGGACGAGGATGTGTCCGAGATGGATGTTGTCATCGCAGTTACTAACAGTGATGAGAAGAACCTGCTCTGTTCCCTGCTTGCCAAACAGCTGGGTGTTAAGAAGGTCATAGCAAGGTCTGACCGTTCTGATTATGTCTCTCTTTTCGAAATGGTTGGTGTTGACAGTGCAGTAAGTCCAAGACAGGCCACTGTTAACGAAGTACTGAAATTGAGCATGGGTCATGGAATTGAATCCATAACCACTATCGAGGGTGAGAAGGCAGAGATCATAGAGTATACGGCTTCAAAAGGTTCGAAGATCGTAGGTAAGCCTTTAAAAAATGTTAACTTCCCTGATGATGCCATTGTCAGTATTGTGGTGCACAATGGCAATACTGTAGTCCCTCGTGGTGAATATGTGATCGAGGAAGGCGACAGGGTGGTTGTTTTTGCCCTGCAGTCCGCAAACGCAGAAGTGGAAAAACTTTTCAAGTAA
- the dnaJ gene encoding molecular chaperone DnaJ — translation MSTTRDYYEILGLSKDATESEIKKAYRKLAMKYHPDKNKEEDAEEKFKEISEAYAVLSDAEKREQYDRFGHAGIDGRYSQEDIFRGADFGDLGDILGSIFGGGFGGFGGFGGGQRRQGPTRGSDLRYDLGITLEQAAEGVETTLNVPRAENCESCDGTGAKAGTSPKTCPTCHGSGQVTQARNTPFGRFMSTTTCSACHGRGQTIDNPCPACKGTGKMKKVRKISVKVPKGADNGLRLKVRGEGEDGSPGAPSGDLYVVIHVEPHDKFQRMGDDIVYEQPISFTKAALGGDVMVPTLHGKVKMHIKPGTQTHSILRLKGKGMPHLHGHAHGDQLVKIIVKTPTKLSGEQKDLLQKLQELEDGPDVKSTKGGKGIFEKVKGAFEA, via the coding sequence ATGTCCACGACACGCGATTATTACGAGATCTTAGGTTTATCAAAGGATGCCACAGAGTCCGAGATAAAGAAAGCTTACAGAAAGCTTGCAATGAAATATCACCCGGACAAGAACAAGGAAGAGGACGCTGAAGAGAAGTTCAAGGAGATCTCCGAGGCCTATGCTGTACTTTCCGACGCTGAGAAGAGGGAACAGTATGACAGGTTCGGCCATGCAGGTATCGATGGTCGCTACAGTCAGGAGGATATCTTCAGAGGTGCTGACTTCGGTGATCTCGGGGATATACTGGGAAGTATATTCGGCGGTGGCTTTGGAGGTTTCGGAGGTTTCGGTGGCGGACAGAGGAGACAGGGTCCGACGAGGGGTTCCGATCTTCGCTATGATCTGGGTATAACTCTTGAGCAGGCAGCAGAGGGTGTAGAGACAACTCTCAATGTCCCGAGGGCCGAGAACTGTGAGTCATGTGACGGTACCGGTGCAAAGGCAGGTACAAGTCCGAAGACATGTCCCACATGCCATGGTTCAGGTCAGGTCACACAGGCACGCAACACTCCATTCGGAAGATTCATGTCAACAACCACCTGTAGTGCCTGTCACGGACGTGGTCAGACAATAGATAACCCATGTCCTGCATGTAAGGGTACCGGCAAGATGAAGAAGGTCCGTAAGATCTCTGTCAAGGTGCCAAAGGGTGCTGACAACGGTCTTCGTCTCAAGGTAAGGGGCGAAGGTGAGGACGGAAGTCCGGGTGCACCATCCGGTGACCTCTATGTTGTCATACATGTGGAGCCTCATGATAAGTTCCAGCGCATGGGCGATGATATCGTCTATGAACAGCCTATCTCTTTCACCAAGGCTGCACTTGGCGGGGATGTAATGGTGCCGACGCTTCATGGAAAGGTCAAGATGCACATCAAACCCGGAACGCAGACACATTCCATACTGCGTCTGAAGGGTAAGGGTATGCCTCATCTCCATGGTCATGCGCATGGTGATCAGCTTGTGAAGATCATTGTGAAGACCCCAACAAAGCTCAGCGGTGAACAGAAGGATCTCCTCCAGAAACTTCAGGAGCTTGAGGATGGTCCTGATGTAAAGAGCACGAAAGGCGGCAAAGGTATCTTTGAAAAAGTAAAAGGTGCTTTTGAGGCATAA